The following proteins come from a genomic window of Patescibacteria group bacterium:
- a CDS encoding prepilin-type N-terminal cleavage/methylation domain-containing protein — protein MFHVSCFKENSFTLIELLIVLAVIGILVGISIPVYRQFQPTIQLNGAVRTLVTDLRYAQQIAVTEQINHCFQLFLTEKKYQIVQCGQTQPLLEVVLPNEIESLSADFTDDKVEFNPYGAVKESGTIVLENTKNQTKTIEVRPSGFVKIKKD, from the coding sequence ATGTTTCATGTCTCATGTTTCAAGGAAAATAGTTTTACCCTAATAGAACTTCTAATTGTTCTTGCTGTTATTGGAATTCTTGTTGGAATTAGTATCCCGGTGTATAGACAATTTCAACCTACTATCCAATTGAATGGGGCGGTTAGAACTTTGGTTACTGACCTCCGCTACGCCCAGCAAATAGCAGTAACCGAACAAATTAATCACTGCTTTCAATTATTTTTGACAGAAAAAAAATATCAAATAGTCCAGTGTGGTCAAACTCAGCCTCTTTTAGAAGTAGTTCTACCGAACGAAATTGAGTCCCTTTCTGCTGATTTTACTGATGATAAAGTGGAATTTAATCCCTATGGAGCAGTAAAAGAAAGTGGAACCATTGTTTTAGAAAATACTAAAAACCAAACAAAAACTATTGAGGTTAGACCATCTGGCTTTGTTAAAATTAAAAAAGATTAG
- a CDS encoding prepilin-type N-terminal cleavage/methylation domain-containing protein, producing MFQISNFKKNGFTLTEMLVAITIFILVVVAVYSAYTLSQRGYLSGEEVAEITQNGRVILERMSREIRQAKEIITELSDDGSEISSIIEFEDGHITTRYYYICYYQEGSEVKRKVKRYYFPSDPSTFLSWDTTSPTETLTTITTEGPVIIGEYVTNLEFWGSRIINISLTLEKRNKSIELETKIFGRNL from the coding sequence ATGTTTCAAATTTCAAATTTCAAGAAAAATGGGTTTACCCTAACCGAGATGCTCGTTGCCATTACCATTTTTATCTTAGTTGTCGTTGCTGTTTATTCTGCCTATACCTTAAGTCAGCGAGGTTATCTGAGCGGAGAGGAGGTAGCGGAAATTACTCAAAATGGAAGAGTGATTTTGGAAAGAATGTCTAGAGAAATTCGCCAGGCAAAGGAGATAATTACTGAACTTTCTGATGATGGAAGTGAGATAAGCAGTATAATTGAATTTGAAGATGGTCATATTACAACTAGGTACTATTACATTTGTTATTATCAAGAAGGTAGTGAGGTGAAAAGGAAAGTAAAAAGATATTATTTTCCCAGTGATCCCAGTACTTTTCTTTCCTGGGATACTACCTCGCCGACTGAAACTTTAACTACTATCACTACCGAGGGACCGGTAATAATTGGGGAATATGTAACTAATTTAGAATTTTGGGGCTCTAGGATTATTAATATTTCCCTGACCTTAGAAAAGAGGAATAAAAGTATTGAGTTAGAAACTAAAATATTTGGAAGAAACTTATGA
- a CDS encoding prepilin-type N-terminal cleavage/methylation domain-containing protein has translation MKNAFTLIEVIIAIFILAVGITAVLAMFPLGIQIVSSSKMATTAVYLGEAKMEEIISTSYEEISGEQQTLNPPFSAYSRETEVTCFDPNGSSSPNCPEDTGIKKIKVIVSWGVPAKKIELVTLITKR, from the coding sequence ATGAAGAATGCCTTTACTCTAATCGAAGTGATAATAGCAATTTTTATTTTAGCAGTAGGAATTACGGCAGTTTTGGCTATGTTTCCATTGGGCATTCAGATAGTGAGTTCTTCTAAGATGGCTACTACGGCAGTTTATCTTGGAGAGGCAAAAATGGAAGAAATTATTTCTACATCATACGAAGAAATTTCTGGTGAACAGCAAACACTTAACCCTCCTTTTAGCGCTTATTCAAGGGAAACAGAAGTGACCTGTTTTGATCCTAACGGCAGTTCCTCTCCTAATTGTCCCGAAGATACAGGAATAAAAAAGATAAAAGTAATCGTTTCCTGGGGAGTGCCCGCCAAAAAAATAGAACTCGTTACTTTAATTACAAAAAGATAA
- a CDS encoding type II secretion system F family protein → MPRYNYIAKTLKGEPRSGTLSAKNEHELAKILRKEGSILIKATSEEEEHKKKFLITVPFFGWVSLTEKIMFARNLRVMIAAGVSLPRTLRILANQTKNKKFKKTLLEIREEIIKGKTFSDGLIKYPNIFSELFISMVKVGEETGTLEEVLRVLTQQMEKEHEIKSKIKGAMIYPAVIIFAMACIGILMLIVVVPKLARVFAELEIELPITTKLVIATGTFLSKFWFSLPLGILFFIFLLRVILKTKAGRLVFDTLALKIPIITPIIKKTNSAHTVRTLSSLIAAGVPIVRSLEIVSGTLGNVHYKKAISEAAEEVKKGAKLAGVLKRYENIYPTLVIQMIEVGEETGKTSDVLEKLAEFFEEEVANATKNLSAVIEPVLMLIVGAIVGFFAISMIQPMYSMMEAL, encoded by the coding sequence ATGCCTCGGTATAATTATATTGCCAAAACCCTAAAAGGAGAGCCGCGCTCAGGAACTCTGTCAGCTAAGAACGAACACGAACTTGCTAAAATCCTTCGAAAAGAAGGTTCTATTTTAATTAAAGCCACTTCTGAAGAAGAGGAGCATAAAAAGAAATTTTTAATCACAGTTCCTTTTTTTGGTTGGGTTTCTTTGACTGAGAAAATAATGTTTGCCAGAAATCTCCGAGTTATGATTGCTGCCGGTGTTTCCTTACCCAGGACCCTAAGAATTTTAGCTAATCAAACTAAAAACAAAAAATTTAAAAAGACTCTTTTAGAGATAAGAGAAGAAATTATCAAAGGAAAAACATTTTCTGATGGTCTTATTAAATACCCCAATATTTTCTCTGAACTTTTCATTAGTATGGTAAAAGTCGGAGAGGAAACAGGAACCCTGGAGGAAGTTTTAAGAGTTTTAACCCAACAAATGGAAAAAGAACATGAGATAAAATCAAAAATAAAAGGGGCAATGATATATCCTGCAGTTATAATTTTTGCCATGGCCTGTATTGGAATTTTAATGTTGATTGTAGTTGTCCCAAAGCTTGCTCGGGTTTTTGCTGAATTGGAGATTGAACTTCCAATTACTACTAAATTAGTGATTGCTACTGGCACTTTTTTATCCAAGTTTTGGTTCTCGCTTCCATTAGGGATTCTATTTTTTATATTCTTGTTAAGGGTGATTTTAAAAACGAAGGCTGGAAGATTAGTATTTGATACCCTTGCTTTAAAAATCCCTATTATAACCCCTATTATAAAAAAGACCAATTCTGCCCATACAGTTAGAACCTTGTCTTCTCTTATTGCTGCTGGGGTGCCTATTGTTAGGTCTTTGGAAATTGTTTCGGGAACTTTAGGTAATGTTCATTACAAGAAAGCAATATCAGAGGCGGCAGAGGAGGTTAAAAAAGGAGCTAAGTTGGCTGGAGTTCTTAAGCGATACGAAAATATTTACCCGACCTTAGTAATTCAGATGATTGAGGTTGGGGAAGAGACCGGTAAGACCTCAGATGTTTTAGAAAAATTAGCTGAATTTTTTGAAGAGGAAGTTGCTAATGCCACTAAAAATTTGTCAGCTGTAATTGAACCAGTTTTAATGCTTATTGTTGGAGCAATAGTAGGCTTTTTTGCCATCTCAATGATTCAGCCAATGTATTCAATGATGGAAGCACTATAA